The Molothrus ater isolate BHLD 08-10-18 breed brown headed cowbird chromosome 1, BPBGC_Mater_1.1, whole genome shotgun sequence genome includes a window with the following:
- the ZNF282 gene encoding zinc finger protein 282 isoform X1 — MELAGGSTISLWTVVAAVQALERSVAAHASRLFSLEHRAGNSEKKHLDCEKMVGEFGNQLESKCAALGTLVQEYGRLQKRLENMENLLKNRNLWILRLPPGLEAPKAPAVALENDATGFSTQEWENLEEWQRELYGKVLTGKREALVLLDDVISEPALLSRLQGGEAPCREEETAPGDIPAEPEALLFELNVSSWDSREAQENQEGRAGLAEPGHADSSIPERSFAVTVKQEEEEEPHAKEQGAMEGVECSELGVGPDATGHRAQAPAEGGNRPGARSCQDRDVRGNPTETGSEDSIIQIKQEEELCTADRKEEAAEPHGEPCPAERGFYEPEASSQTRKGSEVDARELPGTEGEHLQRDPATGFQTYARGVSSWIKQEEPPCSEQQDLQKEEISADPNTDENLRRDHPANSLESKTCDLEVPGRPGEVFPKDPSHGVTWDSQWNSEMMETTTTGNGNSLGGDAQYDFFSAQEKRPCMYKCERSCPQQDQPQQALQGEGDIFPGSTYERMFPLLHPHPGEMGIGLGEKGMGPGEKGMSLGEKGMGPGAAPTSCEGPGPHSECGETPPGTGRPREQDSLGTEEAAENEESFPTDTSGSSPCWEPPLARGSPAQQQSQGRGKSYICSDCGKNFVCHSWLVRHQTSHTGERPYKCSKCDKTYRRKDYLLNHQRRHTGERLFQCPLCSKRFVLKRSLLKHQEGHMQDTHVPLVSWPCGNIRGSVMHSI, encoded by the exons ATGGAGCTGGCGGGCGGCAGCACCATCTCGCTGTGGACCGTGGTGGCGGCCGTGCAGGCGCTGGAGCGCAGCGTGGCCGCACACGCGTCCCGCCTCTTCAGCCTGGAACACCGCGCCGGCAACAGCGAGAAGAAGCACCTGGACTGCGAGAAAATGGTCGGGGAGTTCGGGAACCAGCTGGAGAGCAAGTGCGCGGCGCTGGGCACCCTCGTCCAGGAGTACGGGCGGCTCCAGAAGCGCCTGGAGAACATGGAGAACCTGCTGAAGAACAGGAATCTCTGGATCCTGCGGCTGCCCCCCGGGCTGGAGGCCCCCAAG GCCCCGGCTGTGGCGTTGGAAAACGATGCCACCGGCTTTTCCACTCAGGAGTGGGAGAACCTGGAGGAGTGGCAGAGGGAGCTGTATGGAAAGGTGCTGACAGGGAAGAGAGaagccctggtcctgctgg ACGATGTCATCTCCGAACCTGCCCTCCTGTCCCGGCTCCAGGGAGGAGAAGcaccctgcagggaggaggagacaGCTCCTGGAGATATCCCGGCAGAACCAG AGGCTCTGCTGTTTGAACTCAAtgtgagcagctgggacagcagagaagcacaggaaaaccaggagggaagagcagggctggctgaaCCTGGCCATG CAGACAGCAGCATTCCAGAGCGGAGCTTTGCTGTCACCGTgaagcaggaagaggaggaagagccaCATGCAAAGGAGCAGGGAGCCATGGAGGGTGTGGAGTGCTCTGAGCTTGGTGTGG GGCCGGACGCCACTGGACACAGGGCCCAGGCCCCGGCGGAGGGCGGGAACCGGCcaggggccaggagctgccaggaccGGGATGTGAGAGGGAATCCCACAGAGACCGGCTCCG AGGACAGCATAATCCAGATTAAGCAAGAGGAAGAGTTGTGCACTGCAGATCggaaggaggaggctgcagaacCTCACggagagccctgcccag CAGAGCGAGGATTTTATGAGCCTGAGGCATCCAGTCAGACCAGGAAAGGCAGCGAGGTGGatgccagggagctgccaggcacagagggTGAGCACCTCCAGAGAGATCCTGCCACAG GATTTCAGACTTATGCAAGGGGTGTTTCATCGTGGATTAAACAAGAGGAGCCACCCTGCTCTGAACAACAGGACTTGCAGAAAGAGGAAATCTCTGCAGATCCAAATACAG ATGAAAATTTGAGGAGGGACCATCCAGCAAATTCCTTGGAGAGCAAGACCTGTGACTTAGAGGTACCAGGAAGACCGGGAGAGGTGTTTCCCAAAGATCCCAGCCATGGAGTGACATGGGACAGTCAGTGGAATTCAGAAATGATGGAAACAACCaccacagggaatgggaacagcCTTGGAGGTGATGCTCAGTATGATTTCTTTAGTGCTCAGGAAAAGAGGCCCTGTATGTACAAGTGTGAGAgaagctgcccacagcaggaccagcctcagcaggcactgcagggagaaggggaCATATTTCCAGGCTCCACATATGAGAGGATGTTCCCTCTGCTGCACCCACACCCAGGAGAGATGGGAATAGGCCtgggagagaagggaatggGCCCAGGAGAGAAAGGAATGAGCCTTGGAGAGAAGGGAAtgggccctggagctgctcccacctcctGTGAGGGGCCAGGGCCCCACTCTGAGTGTGGAGAGACTcccccaggcacaggcaggcCCCGTGAGcaggacagcctgggcacagaggaggcTGCTGAAAACGAGGAGAGCTTCCCCACGGACACCTCGGgatccagcccctgctgggagCCGCCCCTGGCCcggggcagccctgcccagcagcagagccagggccgAGGCAAATCCTACATTTGCAGCGACTGTGGGAAAAACTTTGTGTGCCATTCGTGGCTCGTGAGGCACCAGACGAGTCACACGGGAGAGAGGCCCTACAAGTGCTCCAAGTGTGACAAAACCTACAGGAGGAAGGATTACCTCCTGAACCACCAGCGCCGGCACACGGGAGAGAGGCTTTTccagtgtcccctctgcagcAAGAGATTTGTGCTCAAGAGGAGCCTGCTGAAGCATCAGGAAGGTCACATGCAGGACACCCACGTGCCACTGGTCAGCTGGCCCTGCGGGAACATCAGGGGCTCTGTGATGCATTCCATTTAG
- the ZNF282 gene encoding zinc finger protein 282 isoform X3: MELAGGSTISLWTVVAAVQALERSVAAHASRLFSLEHRAGNSEKKHLDCEKMVGEFGNQLESKCAALGTLVQEYGRLQKRLENMENLLKNRNLWILRLPPGLEAPKAPAVALENDATGFSTQEWENLEEWQRELYGKVLTGKREALVLLDDVISEPALLSRLQGGEAPCREEETAPGDIPAEPEALLFELNVSSWDSREAQENQEGRAGLAEPGHDSSIPERSFAVTVKQEEEEEPHAKEQGAMEGVECSELGVGPDATGHRAQAPAEGGNRPGARSCQDRDVRGNPTETGSEDSIIQIKQEEELCTADRKEEAAEPHGEPCPAERGFYEPEASSQTRKGSEVDARELPGTEGEHLQRDPATGFQTYARGVSSWIKQEEPPCSEQQDLQKEEISADPNTDENLRRDHPANSLESKTCDLEVPGRPGEVFPKDPSHGVTWDSQWNSEMMETTTTGNGNSLGGDAQYDFFSAQEKRPCMYKCERSCPQQDQPQQALQGEGDIFPGSTYERMFPLLHPHPGEMGIGLGEKGMGPGEKGMSLGEKGMGPGAAPTSCEGPGPHSECGETPPGTGRPREQDSLGTEEAAENEESFPTDTSGSSPCWEPPLARGSPAQQQSQGRGKSYICSDCGKNFVCHSWLVRHQTSHTGERPYKCSKCDKTYRRKDYLLNHQRRHTGERLFQCPLCSKRFVLKRSLLKHQEGHMQDTHVPLVSWPCGNIRGSVMHSI, encoded by the exons ATGGAGCTGGCGGGCGGCAGCACCATCTCGCTGTGGACCGTGGTGGCGGCCGTGCAGGCGCTGGAGCGCAGCGTGGCCGCACACGCGTCCCGCCTCTTCAGCCTGGAACACCGCGCCGGCAACAGCGAGAAGAAGCACCTGGACTGCGAGAAAATGGTCGGGGAGTTCGGGAACCAGCTGGAGAGCAAGTGCGCGGCGCTGGGCACCCTCGTCCAGGAGTACGGGCGGCTCCAGAAGCGCCTGGAGAACATGGAGAACCTGCTGAAGAACAGGAATCTCTGGATCCTGCGGCTGCCCCCCGGGCTGGAGGCCCCCAAG GCCCCGGCTGTGGCGTTGGAAAACGATGCCACCGGCTTTTCCACTCAGGAGTGGGAGAACCTGGAGGAGTGGCAGAGGGAGCTGTATGGAAAGGTGCTGACAGGGAAGAGAGaagccctggtcctgctgg ACGATGTCATCTCCGAACCTGCCCTCCTGTCCCGGCTCCAGGGAGGAGAAGcaccctgcagggaggaggagacaGCTCCTGGAGATATCCCGGCAGAACCAG AGGCTCTGCTGTTTGAACTCAAtgtgagcagctgggacagcagagaagcacaggaaaaccaggagggaagagcagggctggctgaaCCTGGCCATG ACAGCAGCATTCCAGAGCGGAGCTTTGCTGTCACCGTgaagcaggaagaggaggaagagccaCATGCAAAGGAGCAGGGAGCCATGGAGGGTGTGGAGTGCTCTGAGCTTGGTGTGG GGCCGGACGCCACTGGACACAGGGCCCAGGCCCCGGCGGAGGGCGGGAACCGGCcaggggccaggagctgccaggaccGGGATGTGAGAGGGAATCCCACAGAGACCGGCTCCG AGGACAGCATAATCCAGATTAAGCAAGAGGAAGAGTTGTGCACTGCAGATCggaaggaggaggctgcagaacCTCACggagagccctgcccag CAGAGCGAGGATTTTATGAGCCTGAGGCATCCAGTCAGACCAGGAAAGGCAGCGAGGTGGatgccagggagctgccaggcacagagggTGAGCACCTCCAGAGAGATCCTGCCACAG GATTTCAGACTTATGCAAGGGGTGTTTCATCGTGGATTAAACAAGAGGAGCCACCCTGCTCTGAACAACAGGACTTGCAGAAAGAGGAAATCTCTGCAGATCCAAATACAG ATGAAAATTTGAGGAGGGACCATCCAGCAAATTCCTTGGAGAGCAAGACCTGTGACTTAGAGGTACCAGGAAGACCGGGAGAGGTGTTTCCCAAAGATCCCAGCCATGGAGTGACATGGGACAGTCAGTGGAATTCAGAAATGATGGAAACAACCaccacagggaatgggaacagcCTTGGAGGTGATGCTCAGTATGATTTCTTTAGTGCTCAGGAAAAGAGGCCCTGTATGTACAAGTGTGAGAgaagctgcccacagcaggaccagcctcagcaggcactgcagggagaaggggaCATATTTCCAGGCTCCACATATGAGAGGATGTTCCCTCTGCTGCACCCACACCCAGGAGAGATGGGAATAGGCCtgggagagaagggaatggGCCCAGGAGAGAAAGGAATGAGCCTTGGAGAGAAGGGAAtgggccctggagctgctcccacctcctGTGAGGGGCCAGGGCCCCACTCTGAGTGTGGAGAGACTcccccaggcacaggcaggcCCCGTGAGcaggacagcctgggcacagaggaggcTGCTGAAAACGAGGAGAGCTTCCCCACGGACACCTCGGgatccagcccctgctgggagCCGCCCCTGGCCcggggcagccctgcccagcagcagagccagggccgAGGCAAATCCTACATTTGCAGCGACTGTGGGAAAAACTTTGTGTGCCATTCGTGGCTCGTGAGGCACCAGACGAGTCACACGGGAGAGAGGCCCTACAAGTGCTCCAAGTGTGACAAAACCTACAGGAGGAAGGATTACCTCCTGAACCACCAGCGCCGGCACACGGGAGAGAGGCTTTTccagtgtcccctctgcagcAAGAGATTTGTGCTCAAGAGGAGCCTGCTGAAGCATCAGGAAGGTCACATGCAGGACACCCACGTGCCACTGGTCAGCTGGCCCTGCGGGAACATCAGGGGCTCTGTGATGCATTCCATTTAG
- the ZNF282 gene encoding zinc finger protein 282 isoform X2, which yields MELAGGSTISLWTVVAAVQALERSVAAHASRLFSLEHRAGNSEKKHLDCEKMVGEFGNQLESKCAALGTLVQEYGRLQKRLENMENLLKNRNLWILRLPPGLEAPKAPAVALENDATGFSTQEWENLEEWQRELYGKVLTGKREALVLLDDVISEPALLSRLQGGEAPCREEETAPGDIPAEPEALLFELNVSSWDSREAQENQEGRAGLAEPGHADSSIPERSFAVTVKQEEEEEPHAKEQGAMEGVECSELGVGPDATGHRAQAPAEGGNRPGARSCQDRDVRGNPTETGSEDSIIQIKQEEELCTADRKEEAAEPHGEPCPERGFYEPEASSQTRKGSEVDARELPGTEGEHLQRDPATGFQTYARGVSSWIKQEEPPCSEQQDLQKEEISADPNTDENLRRDHPANSLESKTCDLEVPGRPGEVFPKDPSHGVTWDSQWNSEMMETTTTGNGNSLGGDAQYDFFSAQEKRPCMYKCERSCPQQDQPQQALQGEGDIFPGSTYERMFPLLHPHPGEMGIGLGEKGMGPGEKGMSLGEKGMGPGAAPTSCEGPGPHSECGETPPGTGRPREQDSLGTEEAAENEESFPTDTSGSSPCWEPPLARGSPAQQQSQGRGKSYICSDCGKNFVCHSWLVRHQTSHTGERPYKCSKCDKTYRRKDYLLNHQRRHTGERLFQCPLCSKRFVLKRSLLKHQEGHMQDTHVPLVSWPCGNIRGSVMHSI from the exons ATGGAGCTGGCGGGCGGCAGCACCATCTCGCTGTGGACCGTGGTGGCGGCCGTGCAGGCGCTGGAGCGCAGCGTGGCCGCACACGCGTCCCGCCTCTTCAGCCTGGAACACCGCGCCGGCAACAGCGAGAAGAAGCACCTGGACTGCGAGAAAATGGTCGGGGAGTTCGGGAACCAGCTGGAGAGCAAGTGCGCGGCGCTGGGCACCCTCGTCCAGGAGTACGGGCGGCTCCAGAAGCGCCTGGAGAACATGGAGAACCTGCTGAAGAACAGGAATCTCTGGATCCTGCGGCTGCCCCCCGGGCTGGAGGCCCCCAAG GCCCCGGCTGTGGCGTTGGAAAACGATGCCACCGGCTTTTCCACTCAGGAGTGGGAGAACCTGGAGGAGTGGCAGAGGGAGCTGTATGGAAAGGTGCTGACAGGGAAGAGAGaagccctggtcctgctgg ACGATGTCATCTCCGAACCTGCCCTCCTGTCCCGGCTCCAGGGAGGAGAAGcaccctgcagggaggaggagacaGCTCCTGGAGATATCCCGGCAGAACCAG AGGCTCTGCTGTTTGAACTCAAtgtgagcagctgggacagcagagaagcacaggaaaaccaggagggaagagcagggctggctgaaCCTGGCCATG CAGACAGCAGCATTCCAGAGCGGAGCTTTGCTGTCACCGTgaagcaggaagaggaggaagagccaCATGCAAAGGAGCAGGGAGCCATGGAGGGTGTGGAGTGCTCTGAGCTTGGTGTGG GGCCGGACGCCACTGGACACAGGGCCCAGGCCCCGGCGGAGGGCGGGAACCGGCcaggggccaggagctgccaggaccGGGATGTGAGAGGGAATCCCACAGAGACCGGCTCCG AGGACAGCATAATCCAGATTAAGCAAGAGGAAGAGTTGTGCACTGCAGATCggaaggaggaggctgcagaacCTCACggagagccctgcccag AGCGAGGATTTTATGAGCCTGAGGCATCCAGTCAGACCAGGAAAGGCAGCGAGGTGGatgccagggagctgccaggcacagagggTGAGCACCTCCAGAGAGATCCTGCCACAG GATTTCAGACTTATGCAAGGGGTGTTTCATCGTGGATTAAACAAGAGGAGCCACCCTGCTCTGAACAACAGGACTTGCAGAAAGAGGAAATCTCTGCAGATCCAAATACAG ATGAAAATTTGAGGAGGGACCATCCAGCAAATTCCTTGGAGAGCAAGACCTGTGACTTAGAGGTACCAGGAAGACCGGGAGAGGTGTTTCCCAAAGATCCCAGCCATGGAGTGACATGGGACAGTCAGTGGAATTCAGAAATGATGGAAACAACCaccacagggaatgggaacagcCTTGGAGGTGATGCTCAGTATGATTTCTTTAGTGCTCAGGAAAAGAGGCCCTGTATGTACAAGTGTGAGAgaagctgcccacagcaggaccagcctcagcaggcactgcagggagaaggggaCATATTTCCAGGCTCCACATATGAGAGGATGTTCCCTCTGCTGCACCCACACCCAGGAGAGATGGGAATAGGCCtgggagagaagggaatggGCCCAGGAGAGAAAGGAATGAGCCTTGGAGAGAAGGGAAtgggccctggagctgctcccacctcctGTGAGGGGCCAGGGCCCCACTCTGAGTGTGGAGAGACTcccccaggcacaggcaggcCCCGTGAGcaggacagcctgggcacagaggaggcTGCTGAAAACGAGGAGAGCTTCCCCACGGACACCTCGGgatccagcccctgctgggagCCGCCCCTGGCCcggggcagccctgcccagcagcagagccagggccgAGGCAAATCCTACATTTGCAGCGACTGTGGGAAAAACTTTGTGTGCCATTCGTGGCTCGTGAGGCACCAGACGAGTCACACGGGAGAGAGGCCCTACAAGTGCTCCAAGTGTGACAAAACCTACAGGAGGAAGGATTACCTCCTGAACCACCAGCGCCGGCACACGGGAGAGAGGCTTTTccagtgtcccctctgcagcAAGAGATTTGTGCTCAAGAGGAGCCTGCTGAAGCATCAGGAAGGTCACATGCAGGACACCCACGTGCCACTGGTCAGCTGGCCCTGCGGGAACATCAGGGGCTCTGTGATGCATTCCATTTAG
- the LOC118684403 gene encoding uncharacterized protein LOC118684403 isoform X1, which translates to MAELQARLEALERRMERAEAALRELPLAALQLHGPVLQVPVQFEDVAVRFSRQEWASLDEGQKEMYRSVMEGNYEMLVSLCRLRLRRFGSPRELSWGHFSASLPFAAISSSQIILPFPCPLRQRLERGRESQDRVVSAWCLFLVENRYIVGVIISLGCHLQNSLPGTALSMRIFPTIQPEPPLEAVSSCPVPWEQVLIPSWLHPPVMELCRARRSPRASFSPG; encoded by the exons ATGGCGGAGCTCCAGGCGCGCCTCGAGGCCCTGGAGCGGCGGATGGAGCGGGCGGAGGCGGCGCTGCGGGAGCTGCCCCTCGCCGCCCTGCAGCTCCACGGG CCGGTGCTGCAGGTCCCGGTGCAGTTCGAGGATGTGGCAGTGCGGTTCAGCCGGCAGGAGTGGGCAAGCCTGGACGAGGGACAGAAGGAAATGTACCGGAGCGTCATGGAAGGCAACTACGAGATGCTGGTGTCCCTGTGTAGGCTGCGTTTGCGCCGGtttggcagccccagggagctctcTTGGGGTCATTTCTCTGCCTCTTTGCCTTTTGCTGCAATCTCCAGCTCTCAAATAATCCTCCctttcccctgtcccctccGGCAGCGTTTGGAGCGTGGCAGGGAGTCGCAGGACAGGGTAGTAAGTGCTTGGTGTCTTTTCCTCGTGGAGAACAGGTACATTGTTGGTGTTATCATCTCCCTGGGTTGTCACCTCCAAAATTCTCTGCCTGGGACGGCCCTTTCCATGAGAATTTTCCCTACaatccaacctgagcctcctcttgaagctgtttcctcttgtcctgttccctgggagcaggtcCTGattccctcctggctgcaccctcctgtcatggagctgtgcagagccagaaggtccccccgagcctccttttctccaggctga
- the LOC118684403 gene encoding uncharacterized protein LOC118684403 isoform X2: MAELQARLEALERRMERAEAALRELPLAALQLHGVPVQFEDVAVRFSRQEWASLDEGQKEMYRSVMEGNYEMLVSLCRLRLRRFGSPRELSWGHFSASLPFAAISSSQIILPFPCPLRQRLERGRESQDRVVSAWCLFLVENRYIVGVIISLGCHLQNSLPGTALSMRIFPTIQPEPPLEAVSSCPVPWEQVLIPSWLHPPVMELCRARRSPRASFSPG; encoded by the exons ATGGCGGAGCTCCAGGCGCGCCTCGAGGCCCTGGAGCGGCGGATGGAGCGGGCGGAGGCGGCGCTGCGGGAGCTGCCCCTCGCCGCCCTGCAGCTCCACGGG GTCCCGGTGCAGTTCGAGGATGTGGCAGTGCGGTTCAGCCGGCAGGAGTGGGCAAGCCTGGACGAGGGACAGAAGGAAATGTACCGGAGCGTCATGGAAGGCAACTACGAGATGCTGGTGTCCCTGTGTAGGCTGCGTTTGCGCCGGtttggcagccccagggagctctcTTGGGGTCATTTCTCTGCCTCTTTGCCTTTTGCTGCAATCTCCAGCTCTCAAATAATCCTCCctttcccctgtcccctccGGCAGCGTTTGGAGCGTGGCAGGGAGTCGCAGGACAGGGTAGTAAGTGCTTGGTGTCTTTTCCTCGTGGAGAACAGGTACATTGTTGGTGTTATCATCTCCCTGGGTTGTCACCTCCAAAATTCTCTGCCTGGGACGGCCCTTTCCATGAGAATTTTCCCTACaatccaacctgagcctcctcttgaagctgtttcctcttgtcctgttccctgggagcaggtcCTGattccctcctggctgcaccctcctgtcatggagctgtgcagagccagaaggtccccccgagcctccttttctccaggctga
- the LOC118684400 gene encoding zinc finger protein 467-like, giving the protein MEVPQEEVAAEKPSMPETPSKGLEEDKGQEEEAVKDSGNTGQDLVANIPEEPGKEMTPDVHKTTEQADPSPGEPEKDSCVGRPMAWQRNSAREFYSCPICRKTFLLKINLLIHQRGHTNWVPYVCVHCDRKFMSKKKIRRHLRAWAANGTCQPSELEVCPSQVPFPAPHPQTWAANGTYEASKPEECPSRTPCPTSQPQAWAPNGACQPLDANPCPSQGTPCPTSQAQAWAPNGTCQPLDANHVLAKGHRAQHPSPSPQAPSRDCGTVWQEPGPARCSLPPGKVMYTCTECRETFSNQVFLTVHQRRHSGHHLILCPCCNRSFTWVSDFVRQHWMHMGVRPHQCGICQKTFKRFSHLKAHQRIHRRQERPFTCANPGPVVAAPAAGDGVGSQAVSPQGWGAAVGP; this is encoded by the exons ATGGAGGTGCCACAGGAGGAGGTTGCTGCAGAGAAGCCGTCAATGCCCGAAACACCCTCTAAGGGTCTGGAAGAGGACAAGGGTCAGGAAGAGGAGGCTGTGAAAGATTCGGGGAATACTGGTCAAGATCTGGTGGCCAACATTCCTGAAGAACCAGGAAAGGAGATGACCCCAGATGTCCACAAAACGACAGAACAGgcagatcccagcccaggggaaCCGGAGAAGGACTCCTGCGTGGGCCGGCCCATGGCCTGGCAGCGAAATTCCGCCCGGGAATTTTATTCCTGCCCCATCTGCAGGAAAACCTTCCTGCTGAAGATCAACCTCCTGATCCACCAGCGTGGCCACACCAACTGGGTGCCCTATGTCTGCGTCCACTGCGACCGCAAGTTCATGTCCAAGAAGAAAATCAGGCGGCACCTCCGCGCCTGGGCAGCCAACGGGACGTGCCAGCCCTCGGAGCTGGAGGTGTGTCCCAGCCAGGTGCCATTCCCAGCACCCCATCCCCAAACCTGGGCAGCTAATGGGACGTACGAGGCCTCAAAGCCAGAGGAGTGTCCCAGTAGGACACCGTGCCCAACATCCCAGCCCCAAGCGTGGGCACCCAATGGTGCCTGCCAGCCCCTGGATGCAAATCCATGTCCCAGCCAAGGGACACCATGCCCAACATCCCAGGCCCAAGCTTGGGCACCCAATGgcacctgccagcccctggATGCAAATCATGTCCTAGCCAAGGGACACCGTGCCCAACATCCCAGCCCAAGC CCACAAGCCCCAAGCAGGGACTGTGGCACGGTGTGGCAGGAGCCCGGCCCTGCCAGGTGCTCGCTGCCACCTGGAAAAGTGATGTACACATGCACCGAGTGCCGGGAAACCTTCTCCAACCAGGTCTTCCTGACGGTGCACCAGCGCCGGCACTCCGGCCACCACCTcatcctgtgtccctgctgcaaCCGCAGCTTCACCTGGGTCTCGGACTTTGTCCGGCAGCACTGGATGCACATGGGCGTCCGGCCCCACCAGTGTGGCATCTGCCAGAAGACCTTCAAGAGGTTCTCCCACCTCAAGGCGCACCAGAGGATCCACAGGCGGCAAGAGCGGCCGTTCACCTGCGCCAACCCGGGGCCCGTCGTGGCGGCACCCGCGGCAGGAGACGGGGTGGGAAGCCAGGCTGTgagcccccagggatggggcgCTGCTGTGGGACCTTGA
- the LOC118695248 gene encoding zinc finger protein 263-like has protein sequence MAQWGRAQQEPEWAPEAWQGAGPDPGTGPGGAAPAGLSLRAVAVAERRLERSVEAAERRLERLERRVAGLERTVRAGGARLAALLRDNSRRLRRIQRQLRRCRCGGNRAGTGTGTARERTQVPAAGEGEEAALPEQELGSSVGSQELRGIARKGNYEAMVPLGPEDAGSKPALLPPAEDREDPGSPRLLEKGAVPGQLGDSEMIVIKTEEQQPQEDGAELLALPMVPAVRLDEEVPLSQEQPVSWESHGVAGPKAAGEGLGEFCLGEFKPVVVPVEAHPAPGLPFPAEHALGAGTEQPFALAQGMPLGEDPAAEVASPQPGWEQQSAQDDPRALPPGWKSVRLTRNLLARQQSRERKSNGSFICTSCGKSLAHHAALLRHQRLHTGERPFQCPACGKSFNEKSNLNKHYRIHTGERPYRCPACGKGFVQKHHLQKHQRIHGPQLRSAWPGRPARGGGAAGERLYRCIECAESFPQKASLEEHQRRHTQQRPFQCHGCTKSFRHRQSLNHHQKVHAVAASPAGSLPGHEPELEPCEALSQDNR, from the exons ATGGCCCAGTGGGGCCGCGCGCAG CAGGAGCCCGAGTGGGCGCCCGAGGCCTGGCAGGGCGCGGGCCCCGATCCCGGCACGGGccccggcggggcggccccggcggggctGTCGCTGCGGGCGGTGGCGGTGGCGGAGCGGCGGCTGGAGCGGAGCGTggaggcggcggagcggcggctGGAGCGGCTGGAGCGGCGCGTGGCGGGGCTGGAGCGCACGGTGCGGGCCGGCGGGGCCCGGCTGGCCGCGCTCCTCAGGGACAActcccgccgcctccgccgcaTCCAGCGCCAGCTCCGCCGCTGCCGCTGCGGGGGCAACCGcgccggcaccggcaccgggaccgcCCGGGAGCGGACACAG GTGCCAGCGGCGGGCGAGGGTGAGGAGGCCGCTCTGccggagcaggagctggggagcagcgtgggcagccaggagctccGTGGGATCGCCAGGAAGGGGAACTACGAGGCCATGGTCCCTCTCG ggcCTGAGGATGCTGGTTCCAaacctgcactgctgccaccagccgAGGACAGGGAGGATCCAGggagccccaggctgctggagaagggagcGGTGCCAGGACAGCTTGGTGACA GTGAGATGATCGTGATCAAGACGGAAGAGCAGCAGCCGCAGGAGGACGGAGCCGAGCTCCTGGCACTGCCGATGGTGCCTGCGGTCAGGCTGGACGAGGAGGTTCccctcagccaggagcagccgGTGTCCTGGGAGAGCCACGGCGTGGCCGGGCCCAAGGCGGCCGGGGAGGGCCTGGGGGAATTCTGCCTGGGGGAATTCAAGCCGGTGGTGGTGCCGGTGGAGGCCCAccctgccccggggctgccctTCCCCGCGGAGCACGCCCTGGGCGCGGGCACGGAGCAGCCGTTCGCGCTCGCCCAGGGAATGCCGCTGGGAGAAGACCCCGCGGCCGAGGTGGCGTCGCCGCAGCccggctgggagcagcagagtgcCCAGGACGAcccccgggcgctgccgccggGCTGGAAGAGCGTCCGGCTGACGCGGAACCTCCTGGCTCGGCAGCAGAGCCGGGAGAGGAAGAGCAACGGCTCCTTCATCTGCACGTCCTGCGGGAAGAGCCTGGCGCACCACGCCGCGCTGCTGCGGCACCAGCGCCTGCACACGGGCGAGCGGCCCTTCCAGTGCCCGGCCTGCGGCAAGAGCTTCAACGAGAAGTCCAACCTCAACAAGCACTACCGGATCCACACCGGCGAGCGGCCGTACCGCTGCCCCGCCTGCGGCAAGGGCTTCGTGCAGAAGCACCACCTGCAGAAGCACCAGCGCATCCACGGCCCGCAGCTCCGCAGCGCTTGGCCGGGCCggccggcgcggggcggcggcgccgccgggGAGCGGCTCTACCGCTGCATCGAGTGCGCCGAGAGCTTCCCCCAGAAAGCGTCGCTGGAGGAGCACCAGCGGCGGCACACCCAGCAGCGCCCCTTCCAGTGCCACGGCTGCACCAAGAGCTTCCGGCACCGGCAGTCGCTGAACCACCACCAGAAGGTGCACGCCGTGGCCGCCTCTCCGGCCGGCAGCTTGCCGGGACACGAGCCGGAGCTGGAGCCCTGCGAGGCTCTGAGCCAGGACAATCGGtag